One window of the Zea mays cultivar B73 chromosome 3, Zm-B73-REFERENCE-NAM-5.0, whole genome shotgun sequence genome contains the following:
- the LOC100191828 gene encoding CBS domain containing protein — MAAVFFHHVVGDLTVGKPEVAELHDTDTLDDAARAIAASPEGAVPVWRPRAAPDDPPSGARFIGMISALDIAAFVASAGVGDRSMRAVVGEVVQPNPALLREIDPGTRLIDALELMRHGVKRFLVRKSGSWKGITKRFSVLYNGKWLKNMESTSPSAASSSSTQLSPRSGSAEKFCCLSREDVLRFLIGCLGALAPIPLTQISSLGAINPQYSYVEASAPAMEAIQKIPQDPCAVAVVETMPDGTRSILGDISTYKLWKCDYVSAAWALANLSAGQFVIGADENGSTPISVFPEPPISPSSPVEEISPGRSPRAKKFSSRSIGFLNNTQMSAWRTRSMYHRGRSTPLMCKTTSTLAAVMAQMLSHRATHVWVTDAESEEDGVVVGVVGYTEIFNAATRSTCPSPTAS; from the exons ATGGCCGCCGTTTTCTTCCACCACGTCGTCGGCGACCTCACCGTCGGCAAGCCCGAGGTCGCCGAGCTGCACGACACCGACACGCTCGACGACGCCGCGCGCGCCATCGCCGCCAGCCCCGAGGGCGCCGTGCCCGTCTGGCGCCCCAGGGCCGCGCCGGAcgacccgccctcgggggccaggTTCATCGGCATGATCTCCGCGCTCGACATCGCTGCCTTCGTCGCCTCCGCGGGGGTCGGGGATCGCTCCATGCGCGCCGTCGTCGGCGAGGTCGTGCAGCCCAATCCTGCGCTGCTCAGGGAGATCGATCCGGGTACCAG GTTGATCGATGCTCTGGAACTGATGAGGCATGGAGTGAAGCGCTTTCTTGTTCGCAAGAGTGGGAGCTGGAAAGGCATTACCAAGAGATTTTCAGTGCTTTATAATGGTAAGTGGCTGAAGAACATGGAATCAACATCTCCAAGTGcagccagcagcagcagcacgcaGCTATCCCCACGTTCTGGTTCTGCAGAAAAGTTCTGCTGCCTATCAAGGGAAGATGTTCTCCGGTTTCTCATTGGATGCCTTGGTGCTCTTGCTCCCATCCCGCTGACTCAGATATCTTCCCTTGGAGCCATCAATCCGCAGTACAGTTACGTGGAAGCATCTGCGCCTGCGATGGAAGCAATTCAGAAGATCCCTCAAGACCCATGCGCCGTTGCTGTAGTGGAGACGATGCCAGATGGAACTCGTAGCATACTAGGAGACATCTCTACTTACAAGCTGTGGAAATGTGACTATGTTTCAGCTGCATGGGCACTGGCAAACCTGTCAGCTGGGCAGTTTGTCATCGGTGCCGACGAGAATGGGTCAACACCCATCTCAGTCTTCCCAGAGCCTCCCATCAGCCCATCGTCACCGGTGGAGGAGATCAGTCCTGGGCGCTCGCCAAGGGCGAAGAAGTTCAGCAGCAGGAgcatcgggtttctgaacaacacCCAGATGTCAGCGTGGCGGACACGGAGCATGTACCACCGGGGCAGGAGCACCCCACTGATGTGCAAGACCACAAGCACCCTCGCGGCCGTCATGGCGCAGATGTTGTCCCATCGGGCCACACACGTCTGGGTGACGGACGCAGAGTCGGAGGAGGACGGCGTCGTCGTCGGCGTGGTGGGCTACACCGAGATCTTCAATGCCGCCACCAGGAGCACCTGCCCAAGTCCGACAGCATCTTGA